GTCGCCATTGCGGCCGGCGGCGCCGACCTGATCCTCCGTCGCCTCGCGGCCTGAATCGCCGCCAAGGGAGCGCAGCATGAACACGCGCGTCATCGTCCTCGCCGTCTTCGCCATCGGTGCCGGCGCCGGCACGGTCGGGCTGGTCACGTCCTGGATGGGCGGCCAGCAGGCCGAGCTCGACCGGATCCGCGCCGAGGCCCAGGCCCTCCAGCAGGGCGACGGCCCCGTCCGTCCGGTCCTGCACGTCCTGGTCGCCGCCGCCGAGCTGCCGGCCGGGCATGTCCTGCAGCCTGGCGACCTGCGCTGGCAGGCCTGGCCGGAGGACACCCTCGATCCCGCCTATCGCGTGCAGGGGCAGGCGGAGGCCGACGACATGGTCGGCGCCGTGGTCCGCTCGCGGGTGACGCCGGGCGAGCCCCTGACCGCCAGCCGGGTGACCATGCCGGGCGAGCGCGGCTATCTCGCGGCCATCCTCACGCCGGGCATGCGCGCGATCCCCGTGCCGATCGACGCGGCCAAGGGCGTTGCCGGCCTGGTCAAGCCGGGCGACCGGGTCGACCTCGTCCTGACCCACGCGATCCGGCGGGACCAGAACGGCCTCACGGTCGAGCGCGCGGTCAGCGAGACGACGCTGCGCGACATCCGCGTGCTGGCGATCGACCAGCGCTTCGACGACCGCGTCAACGAGACCGGCCTGGGCGCCACCGCCACCCTCGAGGTCACGCCCAAGGACGTCGAGGCGATCAGCGTCATGCTCTCGCTCGGCGCGGTCTCGCTCAGCCTGCGCAGCGCCGGCCATCCGGGCGGCGAGGGCGGCGCGCCCGAGCTCGCCAGCGCCACGTCCGGCCGCAGCTACACGCTGGACAGCGACGTGTCCTATCTGCTCAACCCGCCGATCGCGACCCCGCCCGACGGCGCGAAGCCGCGTCCGATCCTGGTCTTTCGCGCCGGTCAGATCGAGGAGGTCTCCCGATGAGGCGCTTCACCTTCAGCCGGGCGGCCGGCGCGGCCGTCCTGGCGGCGCTGGCGTCGCTCGCCGCGCCGACGCCGTCCGTCCGGGCGGCCGAGCTCGTGGGCGGCCCCGTCCAACCCCTCGACCTGGCGGTCGGCATGGGCCGGCTGGTCGGCTTCGACCGCGAGGTCGAGTCGGTCTTCCTGGCCGATCCGGCGGTGGCCGACGTCCGCGTCGTGTCCGGGCGGCTGGCCTATCTGTTCGGCAAGCAGGCCGGCCGGACCAATCTGTTCGCCGTGGCGCAGGATCGCGTCGTCGCCTCGATCGACCTCACCGTCGGTCCGGAAGCGGCAACGGCCGAGCTGCGCCAGGCCCGGCCCGACTCCGCGATCGACCTGCGCTTCGTCGGCGGCCAGCTCGTCGTCGCCGGCACGGTCGCGGCGGTCGGCGAGGCGCGCACCGTCGCGGCCTTGGGGAGGACGCTCTCGCCCGACCGTCCGGTGCTCGACCAGACCGTCTATGCAGGCTCACAGCAGATCAACCTGCGCGTCCGCTTCGCCGAGGTCGCCCGCCAGGACGTGTTCCGGCTCGGCATCAACTGGCGCTCGGTGCTGAGCTCGGGCGATTTCGGCTTCGGCCTCGCGACCGGCCGCTTCTTCCTGCCGGGCACGCTGCCGGCCAACCAGGAGAGCGGCCTCGCCGGCCTCGCCTCGATGGACGGCTCGCTCGATCTCGACCTGTTCCTCGAGGCGCTCCAGATCGAGGGCGTCGTGTCGGTCCTGGCCGAGCCGAACCTGACCGCGGTCAGCGGCCAGACCGCCAGCTTCCTGGCCGGCGGTGAGATCCCGATCCCGGTGCCGCAGGAGGACGGCGTGATCGGCGTGGACTACAAGTCCTACGGCGTCTCGCTCGCCTTCACGCCGACCCTGTTGCAGGACGAGCGGATCGGCATCCGCGTCAAGCCCGAGGTCAGCGCGCCCTCGGCCAGCAACGGCGTGGAGATCGCGGGCTTCGCCATTCCCGGCATCACCACGCGCCGCGCCGAGACGACGGTCGAGCTCGCCAGCGGCCAGACCTTCGCCATCGCCGGCCTGTTCCAGCGCAATGTCAGCGACGACCTCGACAGCGTGCCGATGCTGGGCGACCTGCCGATCGTGGGCCAGCTGTTCCGCTCCAAGCGCTTCCAGCGCGAGGAGACCGAGCTCGTCATCCTGATCACGCCCTATCTCGTCCGGCCGGTCGCGAGCCGCGCTTTGGTCACGCCCGCCGACCCGCCCGGCCGCCTGGGCAGCGACGCCGCCGCCCGGGCCCGCCCGGCCCGTGCCGGCTTCATCATCAACTGAGGAGATGGTCCGATGAACCGGACGTCCGGGCCGCTCGCACGCGGCGCAAGAGGCCTGATCGCGCTGCTGCCGCTCGTCGTGGCCGCGTGCGCCCCTGCGGCGGTGCCGACCGACACCGCGCGCTTCCATACGGTCGCCGCCTCGGCCGAGCACGATGTCCGCTTCGCACCGGGCCGAGCCCGCCTGGAGCCGGGCGAGCGGTCCCGGCTGATCGGTTTTCTCGACGCCCGCCAGCCTTCGCCCGAGGCCCGGGTCACCGTCGCGGGCGGACGCGATCCCAGGCAGCGGAGGACGGTCGCCGACCTGGTCCGCGCGGTCTATGG
Above is a genomic segment from Geminicoccaceae bacterium SCSIO 64248 containing:
- the cpaB gene encoding Flp pilus assembly protein CpaB, with protein sequence MNTRVIVLAVFAIGAGAGTVGLVTSWMGGQQAELDRIRAEAQALQQGDGPVRPVLHVLVAAAELPAGHVLQPGDLRWQAWPEDTLDPAYRVQGQAEADDMVGAVVRSRVTPGEPLTASRVTMPGERGYLAAILTPGMRAIPVPIDAAKGVAGLVKPGDRVDLVLTHAIRRDQNGLTVERAVSETTLRDIRVLAIDQRFDDRVNETGLGATATLEVTPKDVEAISVMLSLGAVSLSLRSAGHPGGEGGAPELASATSGRSYTLDSDVSYLLNPPIATPPDGAKPRPILVFRAGQIEEVSR
- a CDS encoding type II and III secretion system protein family protein; this encodes MRRFTFSRAAGAAVLAALASLAAPTPSVRAAELVGGPVQPLDLAVGMGRLVGFDREVESVFLADPAVADVRVVSGRLAYLFGKQAGRTNLFAVAQDRVVASIDLTVGPEAATAELRQARPDSAIDLRFVGGQLVVAGTVAAVGEARTVAALGRTLSPDRPVLDQTVYAGSQQINLRVRFAEVARQDVFRLGINWRSVLSSGDFGFGLATGRFFLPGTLPANQESGLAGLASMDGSLDLDLFLEALQIEGVVSVLAEPNLTAVSGQTASFLAGGEIPIPVPQEDGVIGVDYKSYGVSLAFTPTLLQDERIGIRVKPEVSAPSASNGVEIAGFAIPGITTRRAETTVELASGQTFAIAGLFQRNVSDDLDSVPMLGDLPIVGQLFRSKRFQREETELVILITPYLVRPVASRALVTPADPPGRLGSDAAARARPARAGFIIN
- a CDS encoding CpaD family pilus assembly lipoprotein, translating into MNRTSGPLARGARGLIALLPLVVAACAPAAVPTDTARFHTVAASAEHDVRFAPGRARLEPGERSRLIGFLDARQPSPEARVTVAGGRDPRQRRTVADLVRAVYGLPVDLAPAAGSGERVTVSLRDRRVEAEACGAATMETPAHILPPGCANAANLAAMVERASDLQRGRVLGPALAGPVGVAADRYLNGQVATLPDQLEDR